TAAACGCAAACACTTACCTATCGTTCATTCAGTCCTTCGAACAATTAGTCGATTTATTTATCAATCAAAACAATAACGTAAATTTTCATTCAATCTGTTCActgaattaaataaaaaataaattcgaAATGCAAATATATCTTATGAGTCTATATCCCTATGTACTTTATTTACAGAAAACAAagtcaaatgaaatgaatacaaCGTATAAGTTGACTAACGATGTAACAAATAAAGTACATACAGTGAttgtattaatttgaataacaCCCTAACAGAAAATACCttaattatgttgttttttctcGCAAAGATAGGAGTTGAATCAGGAAAGAAAACACTTGACCATTGGTAAATTAAAACTCATAGAAATAGCACAGAAATGCAAAGAAGCCCGAGTACATCACGTGCATTTGGCACAGCCAATGGGAGGACATTACAGACATTTATGCTATtaaaggcctaacaaaaaaattatgtggtttcgattacgctcaattttagaatatttttaatttttaaatatattttttcatgtgtgtctAGTTAAGGTAGTAATGTTTTCcgttattttccatatggtctctgtgttattggtttcttctcatcagacgtacaacagttttatattgtcttttctaagatgtcagtttccgcatcctcTATTTTACCGCGTGAcagcacaattttttttcttgaatgcATAAAAACAATTTAGGGTCTGCAGGTGGGccgtgtaaccggaaccaaacaatttcttTACGTCTAACGAAAGTGGCCACGATTTGTTTTTACTCTTTCATCAAAACACAATATATCAATCCAAACTGACTTCATGAAATAGTTACTGTACGTCTGAAGTTAAGAATATCGAACACTTTGCCTTTGCTATGTTTTCCATCAGCTGTCCCTTACATTACGTGACAGGCTGCTGAAGTACCAACCTGCTCTTTATACGTTTTTGACATAAGCAATATTTGTGCTACTATACTACGAACGTGGTGTTCTCTTTGTGGGTCTTCGGGGTACCCACCGTCGTTGATATCATTGTTTGCTAGCTGGAAGATAACGCTTGGGTCAAGACCAACTTTATCACGAATGTCTTCTCTTTTCTGTTTGACCGCATCCTCTGTCATTTTGTCTATGTGTGTAATTATGACAAATACTGGAATATCTCTAGCACCTGAAAGTTTTAAGAATATGTACACTACTTTTACAATGCTGACTTCCACACAACGCACGCACCATACAGAGAcactgacatacacacatacagagagacatacatacatacatacatacatacatactgacagacagacacaccaacacaacagacataaatacacacaccaacacacagaacaagacagacagacagacatccttcctacatacatacatacatacatacatacatacatacatacatacatacatacatgtacatacatacgtacgtacgtacgtacgtacatacatacatacatacatacatacatacatacatgcatacatacatacatacagagacacagacacaccgacagagagacagacagacaaacagacaggcaggcagacacacacacacgtctcGCTTTTTACCTCCCCATATATTGGATTGTCACAGTGCATAATCAAGCTGCGTAgcgacagacacatgcacaaaGTGAATATTACGCAGTGACTACTTCTTGCTTGTTATTCCCAATTCACCtccaatatacatacacattttaacattcaatttatttgtttatttgttgggGGCGGTTTGTAAATTCAAGGTAAATCGGAAGCCATAGTAAAGATGTTTTGAATTGATTAGAAATCCAAAAAATTGATTTCTCATCCGTACGACCATTTGGGTGATATTATGTTGATTTATAGTTTCACTCACTTGTTTCCTTGGCAGCAGCAATAAGAGATGCATGCATTTTATCAGTGTCAGCCATTCCATTCTGAATACAAACAagtgcatgtattttttcatgttCCCGGCTAAACCATCGTGTTCCCTTTCCAAGATCGGCGTGTGGAGGTTGTTTACCAGACAACACATATCTCATCTGTGTCTCAAACTCGTTAGTGGGTATTTCTGTGAGCGTTGCTCCAGGAACATCAAATATGGTGAACACTGTATTGCCTTCCCCATTCAGCTTTATTTGGTAAGGTGTATATACTTTGGTCCCTCGAACAGTTGACTGGAATGTCTGAGCAATTGTTGATGGATATCCTAAACTCTGAAAACAAGATTTTAACAAAGGAGCCCACATATTACGAAATCTTAGTATGGCAAGTATAACAGTTTACTATTATGATGCTATTATGTCCCAATTCAATGACTTAAAGGC
This Glandiceps talaboti chromosome 13, keGlaTala1.1, whole genome shotgun sequence DNA region includes the following protein-coding sequences:
- the LOC144444760 gene encoding uncharacterized protein LOC144444760; the encoded protein is MAGNSDPPYSIPCTEDQVSMDTTCNTTENSKTADMPSHDSNVTLDNIKDVPEPLQSMAGDCERQYGDFGHYLCNTQGLSKTGDPIPLKVYARQVHEVNLKEIRITSISTIQDLIHEIRRFCEVKGEIAVYTRALINGNKSKLLDVRDIISTLKCSEFVYHVLGTKPDFSCIEKYSCQQNVVFVGAPTHGKSSTINSFAKSLGYPSTIAQTFQSTVRGTKVYTPYQIKLNGEGNTVFTIFDVPGATLTEIPTNEFETQMRYVLSGKQPPHADLGKGTRWFSREHEKIHALVCIQNGMADTDKMHASLIAAAKETSARDIPVFVIITHIDKMTEDAVKQKREDIRDKVGLDPSVIFQLANNDINDGGYPEDPQREHHVRSIVAQILLMSKTYKEQVGTSAACHVM